A segment of the Corylus avellana chromosome ca2, CavTom2PMs-1.0 genome:
ACCTCCATTGTCCTTCATTCTGTCATTGTTTGaacttaaattttgtttctcaGGATGTGGAGAGGCCCCAAAATTATCAGAATGTTCATTGTTGCTGTTGTATGACTGAAATTCGCTGTCTCTGTCTTCCTTATAATTTCTAATTATATGGGTCTTTTTGAGATGGGGCAGCGATTGGCTCATCCCCATGAACTCTATCTTCTTTAGCCCCAGTAGTGTTAACAAGTTGGCAATTACTGTCCACCCTAGGAGAATGGCATAAGGTAGCCATGGTACCTTAGCATCTTCAGAAAGCTCATAGAAGACCAGGTAGGCTTTTCCAACTGTCATTGATGGGAATTTGTCACAGAAAGAAAGTTGGCCAAGGTATTTGGAACAGGGGTCTGTGTAACCCTTATAAAATTGGATCCTGCAAAATGAGATGTTAGCCCAATGAATAGGATTCATGTAAGTGAGCCACTTCCAGTAAGTTGGGATATTGGATGGATAGATCACAAAGCCACTGAAGAGTAGGAAGACTGAGATAAGTAGACCTGCAAGAAGTACACGAAAGTAACATTGTGAGTTTTGTACTTGATACCGATGCAGTAGTGCAACCTGAAGCAAGATTGACTTAAAAGAAGTATGAAGTATGAGGTGCTCTTTATCCATGTGAGATTGAGGAAATTGTTACAGTAACATATTGTGAGGGAGCATGGCTATTGAAACGGAGAATTACAGAGGGAACCTATAATGTGTATTTTCAAATAGATTCAAAGGATACATCAATGTACCAGATATCTATCTATTCATACAACTGTCTAAGAAAACTTGCAATGCACAATGGATGATGTGGGACTATTGGACCTTCTGTTTAGAGATCCAAGTATCATGTTGTTAATACTCTTGGATAGCAAAACAAACTAGTCTTCTAAACGCAAGTCAGACTTGACCAAGATTTTACTCACTCCAATTCGCTTTATTCCATAATGTAAATCTTTCTTGGAAGTTATAATAGTATCAGAGAAGCAGAAGTACCTGCTAAAGCATTCCCAACTTCCAGAACTGAAGAGATAGCACTGATCAAGAAGAAGACTGTTGAACCAAAGTATGCAACTGAGAATAAGAGAATTAGATACTCAAAGAATGGCTCCCCATCTCCTGCTGTTGATAGCCCAGCTAGAAAGTAAACACAGAGAGTATATGCCAGAGCCTGCAAGAATCACTGTATGCCTGAGTTATTTGACAACAACGGCTATTTTTATAGGGGTAAAGTGATTGAAAAGATTACTTCTATGAGGGTCTATGGGAGATTGACTATGGAATGTGCAACAACATATGAAGAAGCTCTGAAGAATCTCTGGGCCCTGTGCTTGTAAAAGATTGGCCTTTGTAGCATGTAGAGGGGAAGCTGTACAAGATTTAGGAGCAGAATGCTCATGGTGGATACAAACCCAAGGGCCCTTACTGAATTCATTTGCTGTTGGTTGTACTGACCACCAAGTTTGTAGAAAAGGGTTCCTGCAAACATTCCTAGCACAATTGCCTGCAAAAGCTTACAATGGATTAGTTTTTTACGAAGTATGGCATACTTAATGAAACAAAGATCTGGGTTTTCCAGTTCTATAGACATGGCTTTTCTAGATTATCAATAACTTGAAAATTTGACATTTCAGATAATTTTCATGATCTTAATGAGCTGAGAAAGGTATGAAGATATGGTAGTAATGACCTGGAATAGCCTTAATTTGATTATGGCGTGAAGCCTTTTGGTGATCTTGATTTGCCTGTAGGTCAGAGTCTTGGTGGAATGCCACCATGTTTGTACAAAGGGCATTTGGAACTGCTTCCACTGAGCTTGGTACTCATCATCCTAAATAATAGATAGCCACTGTAAGTACAGATCATGCAGTTGATCTTTTGTTTCTCACATTGGTTTCGGTGCCTGCATCTTTTACTTTTGAAAAGCAATAAACTGATAATCTCGTTTGTTCTCTGTTCTTCCTTGTTGGTTTGAAAAGGTTTGAATGTACCTTCTCTTTGTAGCGCTCAACTTGGAAACGAATGTGACCTTGTGCCTGCTTCAATACGGAGTATGCATGTGAGGATTGTTTGTGCTGAATTTTTTGGGGTCCCACTGATAGGTATAGCATTTCTTCATTGTTCACAGACATTGCTGTGATCATGTCCCCGACCTGAACTCTTGCCGTGCTCTCAATCCCCCCTGAGTGCCCTACTTTGGTAGAGAGCTTGGACACCACCAATTCTGCAATCATGTAACCAATTATTAATTGTTGGAAAGAGCTGCTGCAGTTACAAATTCTTGAACCGTTTCCAGTTGCAAATTTCAGAGCTTACTCTGATAGGTTACTGATACACTCATCGAATGATTTGTTTACCTGTCTCTCTTCTTGGCTGTTTATCGACTACACAATGGGATGGCGTATTAAGGGACAGGCCAAGCCCAGGCTCACTTTCCACCCAGTAGGTGTGCTTTCCATCATCTCCGGTAACAATTCTCATTATATCCTTGTAGTGATCTGAAGCCCTGTAGCACTCTACTAGTTCTTCTAGTGTCAAGGGAGTTTCTCCTGGTACCACATACTGAGAACCATCTCCAGCTACAATATCTTCAAGAAACTCACTGGACTCCACATATGATGGTTTTACATACCTGAATAATTAACGAGTGTTTATGCCCAAACCttttaaactataaaaaaaataaaataaaaaattaacaagtgtTGCTGCTTTTCAGTGTTATGTTGAACGTAGTTACTTATGAAAATTGTGTGAATATATTAGTTGTTTGTTTTGGATGCAACTATTACTATAATACTGTATACTAACCCGAGTTTGGCAAAGTAAGGAATGGCATCTTGACGAGGGCCTTGGAACAAGACTTGCCCATAACTGAGCAATATGATTCTATCAAACAGATCAAACACTTCCTGAGAGAGTCGGGTCAGTGACATTATTGCAGAAGATTGCTGAATCCTGCTAATGGTTCTTATGGTGTCCACAAGGTCATATGTAGTTACTAGATCAGACCCAGAAAATAGTTGGTCATAAATCATAACAGAAAATGTTCCAAGCGCTAACTCAGCTGTTGTGAGCTTCTGGCGGTCAATGTTGGATATTTCCTCTCCCACAAGCTTGTTTTCTATCTGCTTCAAGTTTAAGATTTCTAACACATATTCCAAAAATGGATCCTGTCCCTCCACAAGTGCATGTGCAAAGAATTTTCTCATCTGAGGAGTGAAGTTCTCTGGCCGAAGCCCCTGAGTGAAATCCCTTGCAAACTCAAGCGTCTCTCGAACCGTTAAAAATGAAATGTGGCTGCAATTTTACAAGTAAAGGTAAGTGAATTTGCTAATCTATAATCTtgatttcattttcatattGATGTAGATTTATATGCACAATAGTAGGGATCTCTGTTTACTACATTCAGAGAGCCCAAAGATTTCCTATCATAAGCACCTGAAAATTATGGAGTCAAATTAGTTCTCCACAAGTTTTTTTCATGTTTCCTCTGATAAATTATTTGAGTTGTCTTGTTTAGTTAATACTTATTATTTAAATGCCAGTATAATATGGATACCTATATGCATGTTCTAGTAATTGGATCAATGTGTGCTTACATATTTAGCTGGTTGCTAATATATGCAATGAGTCTACTAAGACAAATATCGGAAGCATTTCTGTCGTTGTACATGACACCACCTTCCAGGATTGAGTTGCTATTTCCATTGACTCTCCCTGCCAGAATTTCCAGGAGAGTGCTCTTACCGCTGCCTGTAAGATTTAATTAATGGATTATTTCTATGGTGAAGGAATGTCCAATcttacaaaaagaagaaagatgaaaataCTGTGGCACCATGAAGTCTAGCTAATATGCATCAGAAATTTTATTGAGTAGTCTCATAATAATCGTTTTTTGGGATTCATAAGTTTTTTCTTGCCCTTATTTTCTTATGAATTGGGATATGATATATGTTAAAGCAAGCAGAACTGCTGTAGAAATTATAGTTTTGGTGTATGTAAACATATTAAACAATACCTTTAAAACGaatacatattaaattatagTTTTGGATTATTCTTTGCTTGTGGATAGAAAAGTTGTGTATAGTATAGCTGTGGGAACTTTTAGGATTCAATTACAAAGAGATCTAACAGGGATTTCATTCCTATGTCTAATATATAGTCTTACTGATTGAAAACTTATTTcttgtctcaaaagcttaagccaataaaaaataatagatttAATCGTTGGAATTAATATTCCAACACTTAATCTcacgtgtaatatttaattgaaatggaaggtgaatgacaatgacaatgttcAGACTTAAGACCTTTGTTTTGATAGTATGTGAAATTACtgtttatcccaaaagctttaGCTAATAGGAAATTGTCGGCTTaacttcatttattttatttagtgttTTTGGCTCCTAATTATTCAATTTTAGAAAGTACTTGCGTCACCACCTGGAGGCCCTAGTAGGAGGGTGATGGACCCAGGCATGATGTACCCATCCACTCCCCTCAGAATCTGCAACCATGTTGGATTCTTTCTTTGAAGAAGAGTCTTCAGGGGCCCAACAAAACAGTCCACCACTTTGTTTCCAAATGTTTCATATCCATTGTTGGACATCTCAATCTTTCTTGTGTACTTTATGCCTGAAAACCGCACtgcctgcaaaaaaaaaaaaaaaaatgccaatatTCCCATTGAAGCAACATGATATAACTAATTTATGCTTTCTTCAGGACCAGGTTCTCATATATAGTCGACCCTTGAAAAGGAATGCTGAGCTGCAAACCCATGGTCAATGTTAATGTAAGAGCCACTAAACTTTAGTTTAATGCATAATCAAATGCGAAGAAAGCTCAAATAGATATAGTAACTATCACAatcagaaattaattaaaaagacaCTCCGGCCAAGCCATAGCAAAGAATATCTCATTTGCCctgatatattattatatatatatttgttagaatattaagtagggctgataattttttatacgacttTCAAATTCGACAcgaacccaacacgaaattaacatGTTAGGATTGAAAGGTTTgaaccgtttaattaaataggtcggaTTAAGGATGAATTCTGTAGTATTATACTCATGCTTTGACACGATCCGAACTCGACAAGTAAACCTCCTTACCTGCTGAGGAATTGGGGGAGTGATTCTTGCCATGTCGCGTAGATAACTAACAAAACCATCCCTCAACATGTACTCCATCCCCAAGAGctcctctctcttcttcctAACTCCATCGACTGCTTCTTCCACTGGCTCTTCAATCTCAGTGCCCTCCCTTTCAAATGCCTTGCCAACCTCATCTTGCAGCCCATGCATTTTCAAGCTCTTGTACATCTTTAGTGCAACAAGCCTAGCCGTCTCCGGCGATGCATTCGCTATCTTATGTCGAACCTCGGGCGATACCCCACCAAAAGTTTCAGGCATCGTGGCCGGAGTTGCTGGTGTCAACGGTGTCGTCGCCGTGGCCGAAATTCCCAATATGATAGTGCCATCACTTTTCGTAGAGTATTGTTCACTATAGATTGAAGATGGTCGAGGAGAATGCATCCTGCTAAGCTCAATATCATCACAAACCAACCATGTGAAGTCTGAAGAAATACTCAAAGAAttgtttgtcattttcttttgaagctTAGAGAATTCGGAGGAGGAAGCTTATCATGGTTTATATGTAGACCATGTCGACCTTCctagaaaataagaagaaaaaatagaaaagaaaagaagcaatttgcttttaaattaataatttatttagtacGTAACTCATGGGTTTTAGGGAGAAAAGTAAACCAGAAGTATAGGTCAATTCTCAAAGGTGGACAGTGAACCGCCAGATCGAGTAAGGAAGTTCTAACAATGACAAGGATATGTGGACAATTATATATTTCGTATTATTCATGGACAATTAATATAGAAAAACAGttgtaatataaaattttatatagaTAACTTTGTGTtacttaatagtaaatttaaaaataaattaatataaaaatttgattacttATGTAAACAAATTATAGAAAGAAATAATCTCAAGTTTCTGTAAATCTGTTCTGGACACTTTGACTATCCACCGCTCACAGTCACACCACtatacaacaaaattaaaaaaattaaaaaaaagtggatGCTTGATCATATGTATAGggaataggtttttttttttttttttttaaataatattaataagtCATATGGGACGGGCGTGTGGCGTTTTAAAAGGCGTTGATATGTATCATCGTTAATTTTATGGACGAAAGTACCATCTCTATTTATTGGATACGTACAAATACTATTTACGATACTTTTTGAAACTGAAACAATCATTTAATAATTGGTCTTGCCACATGTgcttaaaaagtaattaaccctaatttttaatGGGTCAAGATTGTTTGCCCCTCTCACCATTTCCTAACTCCACTGAAAACGAATCATTTCTATTTCAATGAAATGAAAAGGAGTCAGCTAGGTAAAATGGTGAGAGAAAATTGtcgcaattttaaaaaataaggactattttatcctaatttttacacatttttgCCTAAATAGCTATATCCATTTGATCCATTTTAACTCGACCTAGCTCATGTGAAAGACGAAATAAAAGGCCCATAGATAGGTAGTAAAAAAGATATTTCGTTAGGATTCCGGCAATAAACGACGTGACGTATAGTACAGTCAAGAGACTCAAGACTCAtcaaattgagagagagagagagaatgccGTTGGGGAAGTACTACTGCGACTACTGCGACAAGCAGTTCCAAGATACCCCATATGCTCGGAAACGCCATCTCCAGGGTCTCCACCACCTTAGAGCCAAGGCTCTCTGGTTCGATTCGTTCAATCTCCAAGGtctccgttttttttttcttctgctttcttaCCAACCAAACATCAATATATTCGGACCCTTTATATATGATGCTAAGCTGTTTTTGATTGCAGATGCGAACCAGGCTTATACTGAGGGATTTGGAAAAGGGGTCTGCAACCGGTTTGTCAAGACGGTATCGTCTTCAAAATCCCTAACGAATTGCAATTTTTCTTTGATTACCcaagttgttttattttatattgaataaTTGCTTGAAGTATGAAACTAGActagcttttgctttttctttgatCACTCGTGTAATTTCATTGGGTAATGAGTAATGGGTTGGGGGCAGAGAGTTAACTTAGcttttgttttggaaatttGAGCGTATTTTGTGGGGAAATTAAATTTAGTCGTTAGGTTTTCATGTGATTTCAATTTAGTActaagttttcaatttcaacaattaggTGGGTTTTTCTCTGATTTCAAATAGGTTCCTCCTTCAACTTATcgtccaattaattaacatatgTCAAGTCAAACCAATTATTAATGTTGCATGGCTCTCATTTGACATATCGTGTGCAAATTGTACATTGACATGACACAAttactttaaattacaaaaatattttaaataagaaattaaaaaaaaaaaaaagagttaatttcATGGGTTTCTAAATGGTTGTTTGGTTCCTGTACTTGagctatttttactttttagattAATGAAGAGGTTGTTGATTATTGTTGAACCCAATATGAGAAGAGGGCATTTTGTTTCCCTTGTTTCTTTCCAATTTAGTATAGGTGTTACAAAGGAGGATTTTGCATTAGCTTTTggtatgaaaatattttggctTGGATTAACTTgtttcccttaattttttttttttttttttactttcttgggCATGATGGGATGAAGGGGTTTTGCCAGTATGGGGATTCTTGCAAATATTTTCATCCGAAGAACAACTTACCAAATGTGAATGCTCAAGGTGTATCAGGTAAATTTTGTCCCTACTCcgttcttctttctttaattcCTTTCTCTTAGTTTTGGACTGCCTACTTTCTaattttctgttattttattgGCTAAACCAAACCTGATCAGCTGATTAGTACTTCGTCTTTTGTGTGTTATGAAGCtcttatttctaaaaaaaaaaaaaaaaaaagggcgtAGAATAAGTTTAAACAATTATGTTTAATTTTGGGAAACAAGATATCTAACTTTTCCAACATTCACCGACAGGGCTCGTGGATAACAATCAGTCACCAAGTACCCCAGGAAATCGATTAGTTGGAGGAGGCACTTTGTCTGGTAACTATAGATTACATGTTTGTTTAGACTTGGACTGTTTGCTGATAGTGCAGTTTTGTTATGATAATTTggataaattaaattttttctagtAATTTTATGTGGTATCGACATTATATAGGGCTTACTGCTTTTCAGTTTCTTAGGCATGGGGCTTAGTTCTTGAAGATCACTATTGTTGTCAAATAATATAGCATGTGTGTATCAGATGATACTCTCTGTTAGCTGTGATAGCAttgatatatatgttttatgttgatttttttaaaaaaaatttattattattattattatttttttattcttgtagCTTTATTTTCTATGTTTATGACTACTACTTTTACTCCTAATGCTTActttttctcattttggttCTCAGGGGATGTGTTACTAGATAGTATTGGAATGTCATGGCACAatctacctccatcactaaAGCCTCCTCCAGAAGGTGGATATCAGCCTCTTCCCTTTGTGGATTGGGGATAGGTTACTTTGGTTGTCCCCCTTTATTATTGTGCCAGTAATGTGAATCCTTGTATATTTCTAGCACCTTCATTTGATGTTGTTGGTATTGTTACATTGTACATTGAGATACATCATGCAGCTTGTGTATATTATTCTTGACTGGAACATGCTGCTTATTTTATCatcttttaagagaaaaaaaaaagttttctccTTTGGGCATGTCATTTGTTGCTTGCgtaatttttttggatttaggGGATTGCCTATGACTTGGTTTGGGCTACTTCGTACACCTTTTTCATTAAAGTGCTTCCAGTGAATTTGCATATTGCATTCTTTGCAGTGCCAGGCAATTAGATATGGTAATTTGGAAAAGGAGAAAAGGTACCTTTGTATATAAATACATCAGTGTGCTATGCATGTGATAATTCAGGCTGCAGAAATTATATGTTATAGCTGGATGTATTCTCCATAATTTCAATTGACGGCTTCCTTTTGGTCAACTCTTGTGACTTTTACTCATGGATGGTTCTTTGCTCTGTTTCGTTGTTTTGTCTTGCTCCTTAAACACTTCCCAATTTTACTTCGAAGAGGTCCATGTAATGTATGTTATCACTTTATATGTGAGGGGGTGAGTTGAGCTTCATCACCACAAAGAAGACACAGGCAAGGCTGGCAAACAGCATGCACATTGCCGACAAAATTAGTATGTCTGTATCTATCCTCCCACGGCTCAAGCTTCTCAAAGTTGCAAATTTATTGCACACATAGGAACCATCTGGCAATCGCGGGCACCTACACTCTGATCCACACCCCTTTGTATCACAGTAGAAGCTGATTGAGGTCATTGCATGCATTGCATACTGGAATGGATTGCTCCAATACATCCATCTGTTGAACTCTATGTTAGAGAGCACGACCACTACACCAGAAGCTGAATTCCACATTGACGTCACAATTGACACGGCAAATGCAGCTAGTGTTGGCACTGGTGCTAGGAAAGTGATCATCATTCCAAAATAGTTTAGGCATAGTGTGAACAGCAAGAGCACGGTCCAGTATGTCATGAATTCTAAAGGGGATGTGTCCCAATACCTGCCATGCCATTCCCAATTCCTACAACTGCAAGTATTGCTATGAAAAAGTAAGGAATCTCACCCACTGCCCATGCTAGTGGATAAAATATTGGAAGATACATCCCAGCCCTTTTTCTCGGAAGTAGACCAACCTGTCTGTGCCAATCTGGGGTATGACATTATTTGCTGAGATCACTCCTGTGAGTATAACTTGCATGTATATGTATAGTGCACGTGAGGTAGCACCATATATGTCCTTGTATTCAATCTGAAAATAGAGGGAGCCCATCAGGAGACCAAGTATCACGCACCCTGTAAGTCTAGCGTACGTATATCGAACATTCCTCCATAAGAATCGTTGTGTTCTTAGCAGTACCAAAATGGCTTGCCGTAAATATGGAGCTGGATAAGTAGAAGATAGATAATCTTGTCCTCTGTCCTTAATTGTCTTCTTTATGCTGCAAATCTCTCCATTATTAATCTCCTGCAAAGAGCTGGCCTGGTAGATTTCTGAAAAATTTACAGGAGTGCCCCTCTTTTTTATTCCTAGGCCAAGAGCATCCATGATAAATCTAACTGGAGTCTCTCTTCCGGAATAATGAGGGGCCTTTGGGATTGATTTGAAATAATCTAGCAAGGATTTGCGGTTAGATCCCACTGGACCAAAATACGCTTGATGCCCATCCCCTGTTAGAATAAGAGCCACGTCAAAGAATGATAGTGTGCGTGCATTAGGGTGTGTTAAGAGTGGCAATAATGATGCTACCCAAATTCGACACTTGAGAGAGAATATGGAGTATGGTCAAAGTTCCTGTAGTATCAAGGCCAGAAATTGGTTCTTCAAGAAGGAGAATACTTGGGTTAGCAGCCAGCTCAACTGCAATAGTTATCTTTTTGGCTATTTCAAATGTCTTTCCAGTGGAACACGGAGAGAACCTACGAGTTCATTGGAGTAGGGCAGTAGACCAAGTTGGTTGAGGACCAACTCAACAAGCATGCAGCGGCTTGTGGGGCTGATCTCTTGGCCAAGACGTAGTGCAGCACTGAATTGAAGGGACTCACGGACAGAGAGGTAAGGTTGGTGAGCATCCAGCTCCTCTACATAGCCTATTACTCTGGAGAAGGCAGCGCCTATATGCAAACCATTTGCCTGGAGGTTGCCGCTGAGGTTGCTGCTTACAGGTACCCGCCCTGCCAGGCATTTTAGGAGTGCGCCCTTACTTGTTTTATTACCACCTAACAAGGCTAGCATGGTCTTGGGTCTTGCATAGCCTGTGATGTTGTTGAAA
Coding sequences within it:
- the LOC132168535 gene encoding ABC transporter G family member 31-like — protein: MPGSITLLLGPPGGDASSGKSTLLEILAGRVNGNSNSILEGGVMYNDRNASDICLSRLIAYISNQLNIHISFLTVRETLEFARDFTQGLRPENFTPQMRKFFAHALVEGQDPFLEYVLEILNLKQIENKLVGEEISNIDRQKLTTAELALGTFSVMIYDQLFSGSDLVTTYDLVDTIRTISRIQQSSAIMSLTRLSQEVFDLFDRIILLSYGQVLFQGPRQDAIPYFAKLGYVKPSYVESSEFLEDIVAGDGSQYVVPGETPLTLEELVECYRASDHYKDIMRIVTGDDGKHTYWVESEPGLGLSLNTPSHCVVDKQPRRETELVVSKLSTKVGHSGGIESTARVQVGDMITAMSVNNEEMLYLSVGPQKIQHKQSSHAYSVLKQAQGHIRFQVERYKEKDDEYQAQWKQFQMPFVQTWWHSTKTLTYRQIKITKRLHAIIKLRLFQAIVLGMFAGTLFYKLGGQYNQQQMNSVRALGFVSTMSILLLNLVQLPLYMLQRPIFYKHRAQRFFRASSYVVAHSIALAYTLCVYFLAGLSTAGDGEPFFEYLILLFSVAYFGSTVFFLISAISSVLEVGNALAGLLISVFLLFSGFVIYPSNIPTYWKWLTYMNPIHWANISFCRIQFYKGYTDPCSKYLGQLSFCDKFPSMTVGKAYLVFYELSEDAKVPWLPYAILLGWTVIANLLTLLGLKKIEFMGMSQSLPHLKKTHIIRNYKEDRDSEFQSYNSNNEHSDNFGASPHPEKQNLSSNNDRMKDNGGVEKWIEEFRIDLERHGLDIPLKQVTLLFEDLSFTRYDGETKESTPVLNNITGYARPKTMLALLGGDKISKVTLLKCLAGRVPVSGSLSSSLQANGLGTGATFSRLIGYVEKLDAHQPYLSVRESLQFRGALRLGQDISPTSRHIHVELVLNQLGLLPYSNELVGSLRDATGKTFEIAKKITIAVELAANPSILLLEEPISGLDTTGTLTILNILSQVSNSGHVIVATLTHPSARTLSFFDLALILTGEGHQAYFGPVGSNCNNLLDYFKSIPHAPHYSRRESPVRFIMGTLGLGIKTSIVPPLNFSEIYQASSLQEINNEEICSIKKMIKKRRRNYLSSTYPAPYSRQAILVLLRTQRFLWRNVQYTYGRLTGCMMIGLLMGSLYFQIEYKDIYGVTSRTLYIYMQLILIGVISANNVVPQIGTDRLVYFREKRAGMYLPIFYPLSWAVGEIPYLFIATLAVVGIGNGMAGTGTQSPSEFMMYWTVLFLFTLCLTYFGMMITFLAPVPTLAAFAVSILTSFWVSTFGVVVVLSDIKTYRWMYWSNPFQYAMNAMTSISFYCNTKGCGSECRCPRLPDGSYVWERLATLRSLSHESINTDIFILSAMCMLFASLAFVFFVVMKHNSPSHI
- the LOC132171295 gene encoding zinc finger CCCH domain-containing protein 3; protein product: MPLGKYYCDYCDKQFQDTPYARKRHLQGLHHLRAKALWFDSFNLQDANQAYTEGFGKGVCNRFVKTGFCQYGDSCKYFHPKNNLPNVNAQGVSGLVDNNQSPSTPGNRLVGGGTLSGDVLLDSIGMSWHNLPPSLKPPPEGGYQPLPFVDWG